The genome window ACGTGATCCGGAAATCCTCTTCCACGGACTGGGGCTGTTTTTTGCCCATGTCCAGGCGGTCTGCGCGGTAGAGCCGCAGGCCCCGCGGCATTTGCGCCCCCAGCGTTTCGGCCAGTTCTTTGGGACCCCAGTCCTCGCGCAGGAAGAGGTTGAACCATTCTATCGTGCTTTCCACGCTGACGGGTAGCGCCTTGCCAAAGGACATGCGCGGCATGGGGTGGAATCCCTGGGAAAAGCTTACAGGCAGATTGGCGCGGCGCAGGGCGCGTTCAAAGACGCTCTGCAGTTCCAGTTGGCTGAGATAGGCGGCCGGTCCGGTCTTTTCGTACCAGATGCGGTAGTGCCCGCCTTTGGCGCCCAGCTCCAGCTCCTGCTTGACGAAAGGCGGCTGTTCGCCTTCCTGGTCCCGTTTCGGGAGCACGAGCCGTTGGCGGATGTCCTTGGTCTGCTTTTGCACGAGCAGGGCGGATGTGCTTTTTTCGGATTCGCAAACCCCGCACTGACGGCAGGTGTTGTACCGGCAGTCCTTGGTGATCTTCCCGCCCAGGGCGCGTTCGCGCTCGGTGAGGAGAAACTTGCGGGTCAGGCCGCTGTTGAGATGGTCCCAGGGGAGCGGGGCGTTCATGTCCCTGCCGCCGGTGTATTCCTCGGGAGTGAGTCCGCATTCCTCCAGGGCCTCCAGATAGGGGGCCACGGCCAGTTGGTCTTTCCAACTGGAAAAAAGCGCGTCCTTTGCATAGGCCTTTTCCACCACCGGGGCCAGGCGGCGGTCGCCGCGCGAGAAGATGCCTTCCAGGAAGGTCATTTCCGGGATGTGGAACTTGAGCTGCACCCGCTTGTGGGGGCGGAACAGGTCCTTGAGCAGGTAGATGCGGCGCTTGATTTCGTCCAGGGGGATCTGCGGTTCCCATTGGAACGGGGTGTGCGGCTTGGGCACAAAGGGCGAAACCGCTGCCGTGATCTGCAGGCGCTTGATGTGCTTGCCTACGGCGTCCCTGGCCTTGAGGCACAGGTCCAGGATGGCCTCCAGGTCCTCGTCTGTTTCGGTGGGCAGGCCGATCATGAAATAGAGCTTCACGCTTTGCCAGCCATGGTCGAAGATGAGCCTGATGTGATCCAGCAGGCCTTCCTCGTCCACGCCCTTGTTGATGGCGTCGCGCAGTCTTTGGCTTCCCGCCTCCGGAGCCAGGGTTGCACCGGTGCGGCGGATGCTGGAAATCCGCTCCATGATGGGGGCGGACAGCGATCCCACGCGCAGGGACGGCAGGGAGATGGAAATCTGTTCCGCGGCGCACCGGTCGAAACATCGGGAGAAAAGGGTGTCCAGGGCCGAGTAGTCGCCGGTGGACAGAGACAGGAATGAGGTCTCCTCGTATCCGGTCTTCGCAAGGCCTTCCGCGAGAATGTTCTCCAATTCCTCAAGGCCGCGTTCGCGCACCGGGCGGTAGATCATGCCAGCCTGGCAGAAACGGCAGCCCCGGGTGCAGCCCCGGGCGATCTCCAGGGTCAGCCGGTCATGCACGGCCTGGCCAAAGGAGACGAGCTGTTCAGTGGGGAAGGGGATTGTGTTGAGGTCTTCCACCACAGCCTTTTCCACGGTTTCGTATCCTTCCACCAGCGGCTTGAGTTTTTGGCCCGGCCCCTGATTCTCGAAAAAGGATGGAATGTATACGCCGGGAATATCCTTGAGGCGCAACAGCAGATCGTTGCGGGAAAGTCCTTCGGCTTTGGCCTGCTCAATCACCTCCAGCATCTGGATCTGGGTTTCTTCGCCATCGCCGATGATCATGGCGTCGAAGAACGGGGCCACGGGCTCCGCGTTGAAGCAGGCGCCGCCTCCCGCCACGATGAGCGGGTGGGATTCGTCCCGGGCCTCGCTGCGGAAGGGGATTCCCGCCAGGTCGAGCATGTACAGGATATTGGTGTAGCAGAGTTCGTGTGTCAGGCTGAATCCGATGATGTCCAGCTCGGTCAGCGGCGTGTCGGATTCCAGGGTGGACAGCCTCACGCCGTGCTCGCGCATGATGGCGGCGGTTTCCCTGCACGGGGTGTAGACCCTTTCCGCCCAGTAGGCTTCGCGGTCGTTGATCTGCTTGAGCAGGATCTTCTGCCCCAGATAGGACATGCCGATTTCGTACATGTCCGGGAAGGCCAGCGCCATGTGCACCCGCACGGATTCCTTGTCCTTGTAGACGGCCCCCCATTCGGAGCCGATGTAGCGGGTGGGCTTGGGCAGGATGGGCAGAAGTTCTTTCATTGCGATATACTCCGATCACGAAAACGGGGTGGCCCGCAAAGAGCCACCCCGTATGCGTTGCAACTTGGTTTGGCGGCTATTTCTTGAGCAGGGAGGAGAGGTCCGGGGTTCCGCCGGCCATCTTGTCCAGATCGTTCAATGCGCCGCCCGAGGACAGGGTGATGTTGGTCGTGGCCTCAAGGTATTTGGTCTTCAGGTCTTCCGGGCATTTCTTGTATTCGAAGATCACGTGCTGCATGGCCAGTTCGCCACCCATTTCCTGGTCGAAAGGGTAGCCGTAGGGCAGAAGCATGATCTGCACGCCCTGCTGGGAGGGGACGGTTTGGATGACAGCCGGTTCTTCGATTTTGTCTTCCTTGAATTTGCCGATAACGGTTTCACCGGTGACCAGTTTCACCAGCCTGATGTCGTAGCTCATTATGACTCCTTCATTGTTTGGGTCGGCCTATTAAGTAGGGACTGCCCGGAACGCTGTCAAGAAGCACAAACCGGCGCGTCCGAAAAACGGACGGTGCCGGTTTGTTGGTGCGTGGCCGCCTCGGAATTATTTACGGACCGGAGCCTTGGCCGCCACGAGCTTGCGATACAATGGCAGGAATCCGGTCCTTTCATGCTCCGCCGCAGTGGGAGCGTTTACATGCCAGGTGAACACTGCACCCAGCAGGCAGAGAACGCCGCAGGTGGTGAAGGCCAGGGGGAAGCTGCCCATGTCTCCCAGCATGCCCCCCAGGATGGGGCCGAAGATGCCGCCCACGCCATAGGAAAGAAAGACGAAGGGGTAGTTGCGTCCCACGTTCTTGCTGCCGAAAGTGTCGGCGGTGATGGTGGGGAACAGGGAGAAGTTGCCGCCGAAATTGAAGCCGATGAAGGCTGCGCCCACATAAAGGATGAATTCGTTGGAAGCCATGGCCGGAAAGGCGATAACGCAGAAACCCTGGGTGGCGGTCATGAGGATGATTGCGGCCTTCCGGCCCATGAGGTCGCTCATGGCTCCCCAGGCAATGCGGCCAATGCCGTTGGCCAGGCTGAAGAAGACGGCCATGGCCGTTCCCGCGACGGCGCTTGCCTCGGCCGTGGAATATCCGGCGCGCTGTAGCGCCTCCATGGGGTAGAGCTTCATGAGCCCTATGGACATGAGTCCGGCCCCGGCGCTGAAGGCGAAGGTCAGGAAGATGAGTTTGAACTGGTATGTCTTGAGCATTTCCAGTCCCGAGTAGTCCGCTTCCCTTTTTTGGCCCTTTTCATCTGTTGCGGGTGTGGGTGGGGCATAGCCCTCGGGCTGCCATCCCTCGGGCGGGAAGGTCATCCACATGCCGCCCAGGATGACAAGAGCGGCAAAGGATACACCGTAAACGATGAAGGTGTTTGACAGGCCGTATGAATGGATCAGGTGGCCCCAGGAACCGGCCAGTTTGACCCAGCCCATGGCTCCGAAGCCGAAGCCGGCTACCGCCAATCCGGTGATCATGCCTTTCTTGTCCGGGAACCAGCGCATGCCCACGGCAATGGGCACTACATAGCCCACGCCGATGCCGGTGCCGCCGATGACGCCGATGCAGAAAAGCAGGGCCGGGAAATTTGTTCCTCCGAGCAGGCCGGCCAGAACATAACCCGCTCCGAGTATCAGACCGCTGATCATGGTCAGCTTGCGGGGCCCCCAGGCCGCCAGTTTTTTTCCTGCCCAGACCATGACCACGGCAAAGCAGGCAAGGCCCACGGCAAAGACAATCTGGGTCTGCATTTTGCTCCATCCCGCAGACTTCAGGGCCGGGGTGAACACGGACCACGCATAGATGGCCCCCAGGCAGAGCTGGATGAGTACTGCTCCCAGAACCACCCACCAGCGGTTCATTACCTTGATCGTCGACATGGCTACCTCCTCTGTTTCATGCCAATAGCATTCGTGTTGCAATTTCAATTATTGTTTGGTTCGCGATACAGCGGGATTAGGGTGCAAGGCGGCGGGAATCGCCAGAGGACGATTCCCGCCAGTGCCTTTGTTTAAGGAGGTATTATGCCTGTTCGGGGCCATGCAGGATGGCCATGACTTCTTCCGTGTCGTGCGGCAGCGCCGCCTCTCCCTTGGCTCCGTATTCCAGCTTGGAGGCCACGTAGATGGCGATGAAGGAGAGGATCATGACGAATCCTCCAGGGTTTTTGAATCGGAGTATCTCGGGCAGGTAGGAGACGCCCAGGATCATGGCGAAGGATCCCACGATCCCCGTGATCAGCCCGGCGATGGCTCCGTTTCGGGTCATCCTGGGCCACCAGACGCCCATGACCAGCACCGGGAAGAAGGTCGAGGCGGCAATGGCGAAGGCCAGGCCGACCAGCACCGCGATCTGCATGTTCTCGGCGATGAAGCCCAGGGGAATGCCCAGCAGTCCGATGAGCACGGAGGCGATGCGGGCCACCTTGACCCTGGAGTGCTCGGGCATGTCCGGGTTGAAGACGTTGACCACCAGGTCATGACCGATGGCTCCGGCACAGGCGATGATCAGGCCCGCGACCGTGGAGAGGATGGCCGCGAAGGCCCCGGCCACCACGATGCCGAGCAGGATTTGCCCGCCGAAGTGGGACCCAGCAACGGGAACAGCCAGGTTCTTGCCGTTGGCGGCCAGCCACTTCATGAGGTGCGGGCTCACGCCCATGGTATCGCCCTGCATGTACACGTAGCGGATGACGTGTCCAACGTACGGGCTCAGGATGTAGAACATGCCGATGAGAAAGAGCACGTAGATGACGGTCCTGCGGGCGGCCTTCCCGTCCGGTGCCGTATAGAAGCGCACCAGGATGTGGGGCAGGCCCGCCGTACCGAACATGAGCGCCAGCAGCAGGGATAGGGTGTCCTTGAGGTTGGTCAGCCAGTAAGCCGGGCTGGTGTAGGCCGCGCCGTCGAATACCTTGTCGCTGCCCGGGGTGGCTCCTTTGAATTTGCTGAGGAATTCGACCACGTCCGTGTAGGTGTAGCCCTTGACCACGAAGGGTATGAAGGCCAGCAGGAACATGGCGCCGAACAGGATCCAGAACTGGACCAGCTGGTTCACGGTGGTGCCCTTCATGCCACCCACGGTGACGTAGACCGTGATGATCAGGGAAATGACCACGATGGCCGTGCCGTATTCCATGTTCAGCAGCAGCCCCATGACCTTGCCTGCGCCCAGCATCT of Salidesulfovibrio onnuriiensis contains these proteins:
- a CDS encoding TIGR03960 family B12-binding radical SAM protein; translation: MKELLPILPKPTRYIGSEWGAVYKDKESVRVHMALAFPDMYEIGMSYLGQKILLKQINDREAYWAERVYTPCRETAAIMREHGVRLSTLESDTPLTELDIIGFSLTHELCYTNILYMLDLAGIPFRSEARDESHPLIVAGGGACFNAEPVAPFFDAMIIGDGEETQIQMLEVIEQAKAEGLSRNDLLLRLKDIPGVYIPSFFENQGPGQKLKPLVEGYETVEKAVVEDLNTIPFPTEQLVSFGQAVHDRLTLEIARGCTRGCRFCQAGMIYRPVRERGLEELENILAEGLAKTGYEETSFLSLSTGDYSALDTLFSRCFDRCAAEQISISLPSLRVGSLSAPIMERISSIRRTGATLAPEAGSQRLRDAINKGVDEEGLLDHIRLIFDHGWQSVKLYFMIGLPTETDEDLEAILDLCLKARDAVGKHIKRLQITAAVSPFVPKPHTPFQWEPQIPLDEIKRRIYLLKDLFRPHKRVQLKFHIPEMTFLEGIFSRGDRRLAPVVEKAYAKDALFSSWKDQLAVAPYLEALEECGLTPEEYTGGRDMNAPLPWDHLNSGLTRKFLLTERERALGGKITKDCRYNTCRQCGVCESEKSTSALLVQKQTKDIRQRLVLPKRDQEGEQPPFVKQELELGAKGGHYRIWYEKTGPAAYLSQLELQSVFERALRRANLPVSFSQGFHPMPRMSFGKALPVSVESTIEWFNLFLREDWGPKELAETLGAQMPRGLRLYRADRLDMGKKQPQSVEEDFRITFAGDAEEAGMRMAQWKAFMANDSVIIERTNKKGKIKPVDIRKLVRDIDLIDDRTLTVTFDWREGYISPLRLLDIVNEGIGPLDFGMTKTAQRF
- a CDS encoding L-lactate MFS transporter, encoding MSTIKVMNRWWVVLGAVLIQLCLGAIYAWSVFTPALKSAGWSKMQTQIVFAVGLACFAVVMVWAGKKLAAWGPRKLTMISGLILGAGYVLAGLLGGTNFPALLFCIGVIGGTGIGVGYVVPIAVGMRWFPDKKGMITGLAVAGFGFGAMGWVKLAGSWGHLIHSYGLSNTFIVYGVSFAALVILGGMWMTFPPEGWQPEGYAPPTPATDEKGQKREADYSGLEMLKTYQFKLIFLTFAFSAGAGLMSIGLMKLYPMEALQRAGYSTAEASAVAGTAMAVFFSLANGIGRIAWGAMSDLMGRKAAIILMTATQGFCVIAFPAMASNEFILYVGAAFIGFNFGGNFSLFPTITADTFGSKNVGRNYPFVFLSYGVGGIFGPILGGMLGDMGSFPLAFTTCGVLCLLGAVFTWHVNAPTAAEHERTGFLPLYRKLVAAKAPVRK
- a CDS encoding cation acetate symporter, translating into METGYQIPVTALVLIGLMLAFTVVTTWMFRRQKTSADYYLAGRKVNSFINASAISSDYLSAASFLGVAGVAFLFGFDGIIYALGFFVGYIALLLFLASPLRKFGRYTVPDFVSERFHSKKARVLGVIGVLFVSLFYMAPQMLGAGKVMGLLLNMEYGTAIVVISLIITVYVTVGGMKGTTVNQLVQFWILFGAMFLLAFIPFVVKGYTYTDVVEFLSKFKGATPGSDKVFDGAAYTSPAYWLTNLKDTLSLLLALMFGTAGLPHILVRFYTAPDGKAARRTVIYVLFLIGMFYILSPYVGHVIRYVYMQGDTMGVSPHLMKWLAANGKNLAVPVAGSHFGGQILLGIVVAGAFAAILSTVAGLIIACAGAIGHDLVVNVFNPDMPEHSRVKVARIASVLIGLLGIPLGFIAENMQIAVLVGLAFAIAASTFFPVLVMGVWWPRMTRNGAIAGLITGIVGSFAMILGVSYLPEILRFKNPGGFVMILSFIAIYVASKLEYGAKGEAALPHDTEEVMAILHGPEQA